A genome region from Coprococcus phoceensis includes the following:
- a CDS encoding LCP family protein, whose protein sequence is MKKKRKKSRRKKRVLFLLAEIVILAVLLAVGYVILKYDKFQVTSFDEGDIKVNEGANQEGYTTVALFGGDSREGQLEEGTHADCIIVATIDNQTKEVKMVSVYRDTLTEQMNGEIKKANNAYFTGGPQDAINMLNKNLDLDIQNYVTVDFKALADTVDLLGGIEVDIKEEEVQYMNEFLEETAQVAGKEAKFIEHSGNQLLDGSQAVTYARIRSTAGGDYTRTERQRLVLEKIFDKVLHTKLGTINKIIDEVFPQVSTSFSLKNLIGLAADATQYQLGEAKGFPFELTDGNVDGVGSSVIPLGLAENVQELHEFLYPKDEYTVSEKVKEIASEIETLTGYTRADYTESAQDTENQE, encoded by the coding sequence ATGAAAAAGAAGAGAAAAAAATCGAGGAGAAAAAAGAGAGTTCTTTTTTTGCTGGCAGAGATTGTGATTCTTGCAGTATTACTGGCAGTGGGCTATGTGATTTTAAAGTATGATAAGTTTCAGGTCACATCATTTGATGAGGGAGACATCAAAGTGAATGAGGGAGCAAATCAGGAAGGATATACAACGGTTGCGCTGTTTGGAGGAGATTCCAGAGAAGGACAGCTGGAAGAGGGAACACATGCGGACTGCATCATTGTAGCAACAATTGATAATCAGACGAAGGAAGTAAAGATGGTGTCTGTCTATCGTGATACGTTGACGGAGCAGATGAATGGAGAAATCAAAAAGGCCAACAATGCATATTTTACAGGCGGTCCGCAGGATGCTATCAATATGCTGAATAAAAATCTGGATTTGGATATTCAAAATTATGTAACAGTTGACTTTAAAGCGTTGGCGGATACGGTTGATCTGCTTGGCGGAATCGAGGTTGACATTAAGGAAGAGGAAGTCCAGTACATGAATGAGTTTTTGGAAGAGACAGCGCAGGTGGCTGGTAAAGAAGCGAAGTTCATTGAGCATTCCGGTAATCAGCTCCTTGACGGAAGTCAGGCGGTTACCTATGCAAGAATTCGCTCCACGGCAGGTGGAGACTATACGAGAACGGAGCGGCAGAGGCTGGTTTTGGAAAAAATCTTTGACAAAGTGCTGCATACAAAGCTTGGAACAATCAATAAGATTATTGATGAAGTCTTTCCACAGGTGTCGACAAGCTTTTCGCTGAAAAATTTGATTGGATTGGCAGCGGATGCGACTCAGTATCAGCTTGGCGAGGCGAAGGGATTTCCATTTGAGCTGACAGATGGCAATGTGGATGGTGTCGGAAGTTCGGTTATACCGCTTGGACTTGCAGAGAATGTTCAGGAACTGCATGAGTTTTTGTACCCGAAGGACGAGTATACAGTGTCTGAAAAAGTGAAAGAGATTGCGAGTGAAATCGAGACACTCACAGGATATACAAGGGCTGATTATACGGAGAGCGCACAAGATACGGAAAATCAGGAATAA
- a CDS encoding DUF6020 family protein, translating to MKFEVKWKREKKERNFLIVLSIVFAVFWVLGNYEVLGFSGLSLICVCTARVILYSIILYILLGIIWDKILAFEMMDSKEERKKSKKLYWGIVGICLICWLPYFLTLYPGVVTWDSEWQVEQAIGLSSYSNHQPWIQTLMIKFCCFLGKLISDSINTGVAIYVMFQMCVLALIYAYVIYYLYQKGTRRIYLIGCLIFYAVFPINAFYAVTMWKDVLMGAIVLLFSVILWKMECNEQTKVDWILFFITGILISLLRGNGFYAYVLCIPFIIFFMKKKRVQTGLICIATVFLVMFVKGPVMEHYKVVQPDTIEALSIPAQHIARVITDGGELTQEQEELLSKVVDLERVPKEYDSTISDPIKTLVREKGNQDYIKEHAKEYLKLWLELGMKYPGTYLKAQIDQTRGFWCPGVEYWAVSTEIKDNIFGMVRDSKLPSVFQAGLEKVEGFFYAMPVIAWFWGIGIYTWIAIAMFWISIFKKQKILVFFPVLAIVASLMIATPVFAEFRYAYAVVVTVPFFIAIGCSKKHLILADKKILVYDNIN from the coding sequence ATGAAGTTTGAAGTAAAGTGGAAAAGGGAAAAAAAGGAACGCAATTTTTTAATAGTGTTATCAATTGTATTTGCGGTGTTTTGGGTTTTAGGAAATTATGAGGTGCTTGGGTTTTCAGGATTATCTTTGATTTGTGTTTGTACAGCACGTGTCATTCTTTATAGTATCATTTTATATATTTTACTGGGAATTATTTGGGATAAGATTTTAGCTTTTGAAATGATGGATAGTAAAGAAGAGCGAAAAAAGTCGAAAAAGTTATATTGGGGAATCGTTGGAATCTGTCTGATATGCTGGCTGCCATATTTTTTGACATTATATCCGGGGGTAGTGACGTGGGATTCAGAATGGCAGGTAGAGCAGGCAATCGGACTTAGCAGTTACAGCAATCATCAGCCATGGATTCAGACGTTGATGATTAAATTTTGCTGCTTTTTGGGAAAACTAATCAGTGACAGCATAAATACAGGTGTTGCCATTTATGTGATGTTTCAAATGTGTGTCTTAGCACTGATTTATGCCTATGTCATTTATTATCTGTATCAGAAAGGGACAAGAAGAATATATCTGATTGGCTGTCTGATTTTCTATGCAGTTTTTCCAATCAATGCGTTTTATGCTGTGACAATGTGGAAAGACGTGCTTATGGGAGCAATAGTCCTTTTGTTTTCTGTGATTTTGTGGAAAATGGAGTGCAATGAACAGACAAAAGTGGACTGGATTTTATTCTTCATAACAGGCATTCTTATAAGTCTTTTAAGAGGCAACGGATTTTATGCATATGTGCTGTGTATTCCGTTTATTATATTTTTCATGAAGAAAAAAAGAGTTCAGACGGGACTCATCTGTATTGCGACTGTGTTTCTTGTAATGTTTGTGAAGGGGCCTGTTATGGAGCACTATAAAGTGGTACAACCGGATACGATTGAAGCGCTATCCATTCCTGCACAGCACATTGCACGTGTTATTACAGATGGAGGAGAACTGACCCAGGAACAGGAAGAATTATTGAGTAAAGTTGTAGATTTGGAACGGGTGCCAAAAGAGTATGACAGTACAATCTCAGATCCGATTAAAACGTTGGTGCGAGAAAAAGGAAATCAGGATTATATTAAGGAACATGCAAAAGAGTATTTGAAATTATGGCTGGAGCTTGGAATGAAATATCCAGGAACATATCTGAAAGCACAGATCGATCAGACGAGAGGATTTTGGTGTCCCGGAGTGGAATACTGGGCTGTGTCGACAGAGATTAAAGATAATATATTTGGAATGGTAAGAGATTCAAAATTACCATCAGTATTTCAGGCTGGATTGGAAAAAGTGGAAGGTTTCTTTTATGCGATGCCGGTAATAGCATGGTTTTGGGGAATTGGGATTTATACATGGATCGCAATTGCGATGTTTTGGATCAGCATTTTCAAAAAACAGAAAATTTTAGTGTTTTTCCCTGTGCTTGCAATCGTGGCTTCACTTATGATTGCGACACCGGTGTTTGCGGAGTTCCGATATGCATATGCAGTTGTAGTTACAGTTCCGTTTTTTATTGCGATAGGATGCAGTAAAAAGCACCTCATACTTGCTGATAAAAAGATTTTAGTGTATGATAATATCAACTGA
- a CDS encoding GtrA family protein, producing the protein MEKLIKQIMKFGVVGGSAFVIDYGIMIFLTEVFHINYLISSGISFAVSVIFNYVMSVKWVFEVEENRDKKQEFALFVVLSIIGLGINQLIMWLAVEKFRVFYMISKIGATIVVMVYNFVTRKLFLEKKDS; encoded by the coding sequence ATGGAAAAATTAATAAAGCAGATTATGAAGTTTGGTGTTGTAGGGGGAAGCGCGTTTGTCATTGATTATGGTATCATGATCTTTTTGACAGAAGTATTTCACATCAATTATTTGATTTCCAGTGGGATTTCTTTTGCGGTGTCTGTTATTTTTAATTATGTCATGAGCGTGAAATGGGTATTTGAGGTAGAAGAAAACAGAGATAAAAAGCAAGAGTTTGCGCTGTTTGTTGTACTTAGTATCATAGGTTTGGGGATCAATCAGCTGATTATGTGGCTTGCGGTGGAAAAATTCAGAGTTTTTTATATGATATCTAAAATTGGTGCTACAATCGTTGTAATGGTCTATAATTTTGTTACGAGAAAACTGTTTTTGGAGAAAAAGGATAGTTGA
- a CDS encoding S1C family serine protease: MDNEYNYGNNEEKREEPARIEPPVPEDGIIEEAAQTEQRTEQENTSYYEKPPVYESSTQESQTRDSQSYDSQSYDSQTYGAPTYEQPDEESKKQPSRHMRKEKERKPIHIGVKWATCICMALVFGLLASAAFQASNLVINKVVGNKTTVASSGQKVNSTKVSTNTSSDVDSDLADMVENVMPSVVSITNLSVQQVQDFFGGVREYESQSSGSGIIIGQNDSELLIVTNNHVVEGSSTLTVTFVDEESVEAQVKGTNSNIDLAVVAVQLDQIKDSTMKEIKTATLGDSDAIRVGEPAIAIGNALGYGQSVTNGIISAKDRTVDGFETTLIQTNAAINPGNSGGALLNAKGEVIGINTVKVNADAVEGMGYAIPISDVTDVINDLMNRQTRTKVDESERGALGISGTDVDSQSAQVYNMPEGVFISDVTKDGGAEKAGLTKGSIITEFDGTKIDSMDTLKSQLEYYKAGETVDVTVQVPEKNGEYKEQTVQVTLGEAAK; encoded by the coding sequence ATGGATAATGAATATAATTACGGAAATAATGAAGAAAAAAGAGAGGAACCGGCAAGAATAGAACCGCCGGTACCGGAAGATGGGATAATAGAGGAAGCTGCACAGACGGAACAAAGAACAGAGCAGGAGAATACATCATACTATGAAAAACCGCCGGTATATGAATCTTCCACACAAGAGTCCCAGACACGTGATTCTCAGTCGTATGATTCTCAGTCATACGATTCTCAGACATATGGTGCGCCGACATATGAACAGCCAGATGAGGAGTCAAAGAAGCAGCCGAGTCGCCATATGAGAAAGGAAAAAGAGAGAAAGCCGATTCATATTGGTGTGAAGTGGGCAACATGCATCTGCATGGCACTTGTATTTGGTTTGTTGGCAAGCGCAGCATTTCAGGCAAGTAATCTTGTGATCAATAAAGTGGTTGGAAATAAAACTACGGTCGCATCATCCGGACAGAAGGTGAATTCCACAAAAGTATCGACGAATACGAGTTCAGATGTAGATTCCGATCTTGCGGATATGGTGGAAAATGTAATGCCGTCAGTTGTATCAATTACAAATTTAAGTGTACAGCAGGTACAGGATTTCTTTGGCGGTGTTCGTGAATATGAAAGCCAGAGCAGCGGATCTGGAATTATTATCGGACAGAATGATTCAGAGTTATTGATTGTGACAAATAACCACGTAGTAGAAGGAAGCAGTACACTGACAGTTACTTTTGTAGATGAAGAGAGCGTTGAAGCACAGGTAAAAGGAACAAATTCCAACATTGACCTTGCAGTTGTAGCCGTTCAGTTAGATCAGATTAAAGACTCTACTATGAAAGAGATTAAGACAGCGACACTTGGAGATTCTGATGCAATTCGTGTAGGTGAGCCGGCAATTGCAATTGGAAATGCTCTTGGATATGGTCAGTCTGTAACAAACGGAATTATCAGTGCAAAAGACAGAACTGTAGATGGTTTTGAGACAACTTTAATTCAGACCAATGCAGCAATCAATCCTGGTAATAGCGGTGGAGCACTTTTGAATGCCAAAGGTGAAGTAATTGGTATCAATACAGTAAAAGTAAATGCAGATGCAGTAGAAGGTATGGGATATGCGATTCCGATTTCAGATGTGACAGATGTTATCAATGATTTGATGAATCGTCAGACAAGAACCAAAGTAGATGAGTCAGAGCGAGGAGCGCTTGGTATCAGCGGTACAGATGTGGACTCACAGAGTGCTCAGGTGTACAATATGCCGGAAGGTGTGTTTATTTCCGACGTAACAAAAGACGGCGGAGCTGAAAAAGCTGGTCTCACAAAAGGAAGTATTATCACAGAGTTTGACGGAACAAAGATTGATAGTATGGATACTTTGAAATCTCAGCTGGAATACTACAAAGCAGGCGAGACTGTAGATGTAACTGTTCAGGTACCGGAAAAGAATGGTGAATATAAAGAACAGACTGTACAGGTAACACTTGGTGAGGCAGCTAAGTAA
- the glmS gene encoding glutamine--fructose-6-phosphate transaminase (isomerizing): MCGIVGYIGNEQAAPILLDGLAKLEYRGYDSAGIAVYDGTKVATLKSKGRLKVLSELSHDGATLPGTVGIGHTRWATHGSPSDVNAHPHFNKEESIVVVHNGIIENYLKLKKKLEKKGYEFISETDTEVIAHLLDYYYKGNPLEAITKIMHRMEGSYALGIIFKDHPEELYAVRKDSPLIVGHTENGNIIASDVPAVLKYTRDVYFIENEEIVRMTDSTMEFFTVDEEPIEKESTRIDWDINAAEKGGFEHFMLKEMYEQPKAILDTFSPRIKGDDIVIEELKMSDDEIRAIKKIMIVACGSANHTGMTSKYIFEGLARIPVEVDLASEFRYRNPILEEGTLVIVVSQSGETADSLAALREAQARGAKVLGIVNVVGSSIAREADNVMYTWAGPEIAVATTKAYSSQLIALYLLAMKFAHARGTLDDAGLKEMLEDLQKLPEQVELLLNNKNKIQKFANRYLAAKDVFFIGRGIDYAISMEGSLKLKEISYIHSEAYAAGELKHGTISLIEEGTLVAAVLTQEDLYKKMISNMEEVRTRGAFVMAVTNEGNTDVERVADYVIYIPETNRYFANSLAIIPLQLFGYYVSVGRGCDVDKPRNLAKSVTVE, from the coding sequence ATGTGTGGAATCGTAGGATACATTGGAAATGAACAGGCAGCCCCTATTTTGTTAGATGGATTGGCAAAATTGGAATATCGTGGATATGATTCAGCGGGGATTGCCGTATATGATGGAACAAAGGTAGCAACATTAAAATCAAAGGGAAGACTGAAAGTGCTAAGTGAATTATCTCACGATGGTGCAACACTTCCGGGAACAGTCGGAATCGGTCATACAAGATGGGCAACACATGGATCACCATCGGATGTCAATGCACATCCGCATTTCAACAAAGAGGAATCTATTGTTGTTGTTCACAATGGAATTATCGAAAATTATCTGAAACTAAAAAAGAAACTGGAGAAAAAAGGGTACGAGTTTATCTCTGAGACGGACACAGAGGTTATTGCTCATTTACTTGATTATTATTACAAAGGCAATCCGTTGGAGGCAATCACAAAGATTATGCATCGTATGGAAGGCTCCTATGCTCTTGGAATAATCTTCAAAGATCATCCGGAAGAATTGTATGCAGTCCGCAAGGACAGCCCATTGATTGTAGGACATACAGAGAATGGAAATATCATTGCATCAGATGTTCCGGCAGTATTGAAGTATACAAGAGATGTATATTTCATTGAAAATGAGGAGATTGTCCGTATGACAGACTCTACAATGGAATTTTTCACAGTGGATGAAGAGCCGATCGAAAAAGAATCCACAAGAATTGACTGGGACATCAATGCCGCAGAAAAAGGTGGATTTGAACATTTCATGCTGAAGGAGATGTACGAACAGCCGAAAGCGATTCTGGATACATTTTCGCCGAGAATCAAAGGCGATGACATTGTGATTGAAGAATTAAAGATGAGCGATGACGAGATCCGTGCGATTAAAAAGATTATGATTGTTGCATGTGGTTCTGCGAATCATACAGGAATGACAAGCAAATATATTTTTGAAGGACTGGCAAGAATTCCTGTGGAAGTGGACTTGGCGTCTGAATTCCGTTATCGCAACCCGATTTTAGAAGAAGGGACACTTGTCATCGTAGTTAGTCAGTCCGGAGAGACAGCAGATTCTCTGGCAGCGCTGAGAGAGGCGCAGGCAAGGGGAGCAAAAGTGCTTGGAATTGTCAATGTTGTCGGAAGTTCAATTGCAAGAGAGGCGGACAATGTGATGTATACATGGGCAGGTCCGGAGATTGCGGTAGCTACGACGAAGGCATATTCTTCTCAGTTGATTGCATTGTATTTGCTCGCAATGAAATTTGCGCATGCAAGAGGTACTTTGGATGACGCAGGCTTGAAAGAGATGCTGGAAGACCTGCAGAAGCTTCCGGAACAGGTAGAATTGCTGTTGAATAATAAAAATAAAATTCAGAAGTTTGCAAACCGCTATCTGGCTGCAAAAGATGTATTCTTTATCGGAAGAGGAATTGACTATGCTATTTCCATGGAAGGTTCTCTGAAATTAAAAGAGATATCTTATATTCATTCAGAGGCATATGCAGCGGGAGAGCTGAAGCATGGAACTATTTCTCTGATTGAAGAAGGGACATTGGTTGCAGCGGTGCTTACTCAGGAAGATTTGTATAAAAAGATGATCAGCAATATGGAAGAAGTGCGTACACGTGGGGCGTTCGTTATGGCAGTGACAAACGAAGGAAATACCGATGTGGAGAGAGTAGCAGATTATGTCATCTATATTCCGGAGACAAACAGATATTTTGCAAATTCATTGGCAATCATTCCACTTCAACTGTTTGGATACTATGTATCTGTCGGAAGAGGATGCGATGTGGATAAGCCGAGAAACTTAGCAAAATCAGTAACTGTAGAATAG
- a CDS encoding glycosyltransferase family 2 protein, translated as MSEIAVLIPCYNESITIKKVIEDYKKALPEATIYVYDNNSTDGTDEIARAAGAVVRYEYRQGKGNVIRSMFREIDADCYLMIDGDDTYPAEHAREMVDKVLNKGVDMVIGDRLSSTYFTENKRPFHNMGNRTVRFFINKLFGNEVKDIMTGYRAFSRMFVKSFPVLSKGFEIETEMTIHAVDKNFLLEEIPVVYRDRPEGSDSKLNTFSDGMKVLKTIATLFREYRPFAFFSLIAAVLWTITLILFVPVFVDYLQTGLVPRFPTLIVSGVIAVLGMLLWVCGIILDVIVKKHRQLYELMLNQMK; from the coding sequence ATGAGTGAGATAGCAGTATTAATACCATGTTACAATGAAAGTATCACAATTAAAAAAGTAATTGAAGACTATAAGAAGGCATTGCCAGAGGCCACAATTTATGTGTATGACAATAATTCAACAGATGGCACGGATGAAATTGCAAGAGCAGCAGGTGCGGTAGTCAGATATGAATATCGTCAGGGAAAGGGAAATGTCATCAGGAGTATGTTCCGTGAGATTGATGCGGACTGCTATCTGATGATTGACGGAGATGATACATATCCGGCAGAGCACGCGAGAGAGATGGTGGACAAAGTATTGAACAAAGGTGTGGATATGGTAATCGGCGACCGTCTCTCATCTACCTATTTTACAGAAAATAAGAGACCATTTCATAATATGGGAAACCGGACAGTGCGTTTTTTTATCAACAAGCTATTCGGAAATGAGGTCAAAGATATCATGACGGGATACAGGGCATTCAGCAGGATGTTTGTAAAGTCGTTCCCGGTATTGTCAAAAGGGTTCGAGATAGAAACGGAGATGACTATTCATGCAGTGGACAAGAACTTCTTGCTTGAGGAAATTCCAGTTGTTTATAGAGACAGACCGGAGGGAAGTGATTCGAAACTGAATACGTTTTCTGATGGAATGAAAGTGTTAAAGACAATTGCGACGTTGTTTCGAGAATATCGCCCGTTTGCGTTTTTCTCTCTGATAGCGGCAGTGCTATGGACAATCACCTTGATTTTGTTTGTCCCGGTATTTGTGGATTATCTTCAAACAGGACTGGTTCCGAGATTTCCAACTTTAATTGTGTCCGGTGTGATAGCAGTTTTGGGAATGTTGCTTTGGGTCTGCGGTATTATTTTAGATGTAATTGTAAAGAAACACAGACAATTATATGAGCTGATGCTGAATCAGATGAAATAA
- a CDS encoding LCP family protein, translating into MEGKKGRLTNWFTRLSRGKKIALCISGVIICLAASAGFYVTAKLGKVKREVIPKEKIVVNDLEEDVGVGYTNFAVFGVDSREGEMEKGTRTDCLIVASLNNETKEVRLVSVYRDSFLDLSDGTLQKCNAAYSYGGAEQAINMLNMNLDLDIQDFVTVDFTAVSDVVDLLGGIEIEIQEEEVQYINEFIDETGAVAGKAANHITTAGLQTLDGVQATTYARIRSTAGSDFTRTERQRRVIEKIAEKAVKSDLVTINKIIDQVFPKIKTSLSITEILNYAKSFAKYKIAETTGFPMEKTTDTIPGKGSIVIPTDLLTNVKMLHEFLYGTVDYQPSAKVQSIDSAIKAELGTSQSDSSAEQSGEASGETQENQNYNNSYNNNSNGNDSSEESTGEQVAPEEPVTPQEPQQPVEPESPPTEPTDPPTEPTDPPTEPTDPPAEPTDPPTEPTDPPTDIESISIPKEKHR; encoded by the coding sequence ATGGAAGGAAAGAAGGGGAGATTAACTAACTGGTTCACACGCCTGAGCAGGGGAAAGAAGATTGCTTTGTGCATCAGCGGCGTTATTATTTGCCTTGCAGCATCAGCGGGATTCTATGTGACTGCAAAACTTGGAAAGGTAAAGCGAGAAGTGATTCCGAAGGAAAAGATTGTAGTCAATGATCTGGAAGAAGATGTGGGCGTGGGATATACGAATTTTGCTGTTTTTGGAGTGGATTCGAGAGAAGGAGAGATGGAAAAGGGAACGAGAACAGATTGTCTGATTGTTGCCAGCTTGAACAATGAGACAAAAGAAGTCAGGCTTGTGTCTGTGTATCGTGACAGTTTTTTAGATCTTTCAGACGGAACACTTCAGAAATGCAATGCGGCGTACAGTTATGGTGGTGCCGAGCAGGCAATCAATATGCTGAATATGAATCTTGATTTGGATATACAGGATTTTGTGACCGTCGATTTTACTGCTGTTTCAGATGTTGTAGATTTGCTTGGCGGCATTGAGATTGAGATTCAGGAAGAGGAAGTTCAGTATATCAACGAGTTTATTGATGAGACAGGTGCAGTTGCAGGCAAGGCTGCGAACCATATCACGACGGCCGGATTACAGACATTGGATGGAGTTCAGGCTACAACTTATGCGCGTATCCGATCTACGGCGGGAAGTGATTTCACAAGAACAGAGCGACAAAGAAGAGTAATTGAGAAAATTGCTGAAAAAGCCGTAAAAAGTGATTTGGTGACAATCAATAAAATTATCGATCAGGTATTTCCGAAAATAAAGACAAGCCTGAGTATTACGGAAATCTTAAATTACGCAAAGTCGTTTGCGAAATATAAGATCGCGGAGACAACAGGATTTCCGATGGAAAAGACAACGGATACCATTCCAGGAAAAGGAAGTATTGTGATTCCCACAGATCTACTTACAAATGTGAAAATGCTTCATGAATTCCTATATGGAACGGTTGATTATCAGCCTTCGGCAAAAGTACAGAGTATTGACAGTGCGATCAAGGCAGAGCTTGGGACAAGCCAGTCAGACAGCAGCGCAGAGCAATCAGGGGAAGCGTCTGGTGAGACACAGGAGAATCAGAATTATAATAATAGTTATAATAATAACAGCAATGGCAATGATAGCAGTGAGGAAAGTACAGGCGAGCAGGTCGCGCCGGAAGAACCGGTAACTCCGCAGGAGCCGCAGCAGCCAGTAGAACCGGAAAGTCCGCCGACGGAGCCGACGGACCCGCCTACAGAGCCGACGGACCCGCCGACGGAACCAACAGATCCGCCTGCAGAGCCGACGGATCCACCGACGGAGCCAACAGATCCGCCAACGGATATTGAGAGTATAAGCATTCCCAAAGAGAAACATAGATAG
- a CDS encoding cohesin domain-containing protein has product MKNVRNWHAIIVTKRKKEEERMKVMKKIATFILSVCLIVPCFGMLTYAADGQIVFSDPSTKVGETVEVTGVVRAGAAIGDADLNLTYNTEYLKFKSGDNVTESGSGQLVYSGKGTGSETELRFNMQFDVLKEGTAKIEVSSYKAWLYSDETLNCTEGSSAVTIAAGDGTTPTDTTEGSTTDVKVTVNGTEYTLSESFSEAEIPLGFAEATMEYEGAQRKVVKQQTADVYLAYLVDADNNGKFFLYDNDTSTFVPFEQINISDTAAIMLLSERGDIKLPKEYQETEITLNDQTFPAWRNAEESDYYILYAMNNQGEKSLYQYDSVDGTYQRFDAPTVETEEKADSFLGKFISSIENYLNYVILGAAVLFVILIVILIVLAVKLHNRNAELDELYDEYGIDLEDDEDIEMIETDEESENETANQEATAEDANPEETYLEEKQVAEADVQEKDTFADEDEFEDDFVGEDDFGDDFDDDDFDDDFGDDFDDDDFDDDDFGDDDFSDTDFGADRLNDERTASAKEKKQSYEDFDLDFIDLDD; this is encoded by the coding sequence ATGAAGAATGTCAGAAACTGGCATGCAATAATTGTTACGAAACGAAAGAAAGAGGAAGAACGCATGAAAGTAATGAAAAAAATAGCCACATTTATATTGTCGGTATGTCTGATAGTACCATGCTTTGGAATGCTGACATATGCAGCAGATGGACAGATTGTATTCAGTGATCCATCCACAAAAGTAGGAGAGACGGTAGAAGTTACCGGAGTAGTCAGAGCGGGAGCGGCAATCGGTGATGCAGACTTGAATCTGACTTACAATACAGAATATTTAAAATTCAAAAGTGGTGATAATGTCACGGAATCCGGAAGTGGACAGTTAGTCTATTCCGGCAAAGGAACAGGAAGCGAGACTGAATTAAGATTTAACATGCAGTTTGATGTATTGAAAGAAGGAACTGCAAAGATTGAAGTCAGCAGTTATAAAGCATGGCTTTACTCAGATGAGACTTTGAACTGTACTGAAGGTTCATCTGCGGTTACAATTGCAGCAGGAGATGGCACAACACCGACAGATACAACAGAAGGCTCAACAACTGATGTGAAAGTAACTGTGAACGGAACAGAATATACACTTTCTGAATCATTTTCAGAGGCGGAGATTCCATTAGGGTTTGCAGAGGCAACTATGGAATATGAAGGAGCACAGCGCAAAGTAGTAAAGCAGCAGACAGCAGATGTATATTTAGCATATTTGGTAGATGCGGACAACAATGGAAAGTTTTTCTTGTATGACAATGACACATCGACATTTGTTCCGTTTGAACAGATTAATATTTCTGACACAGCGGCGATTATGCTTCTTTCAGAACGAGGAGATATCAAACTTCCAAAGGAATATCAGGAGACTGAGATTACATTGAACGATCAGACATTTCCTGCCTGGAGAAATGCAGAAGAGAGCGATTATTACATTCTGTATGCCATGAATAACCAGGGCGAAAAATCATTATATCAATATGATTCTGTAGATGGAACATATCAGAGATTTGATGCTCCGACGGTAGAGACAGAGGAAAAAGCAGACTCATTTTTAGGGAAATTTATTTCATCTATTGAGAACTATTTAAATTATGTGATATTAGGTGCAGCAGTACTGTTTGTCATTTTGATTGTGATTTTAATTGTATTAGCAGTGAAACTCCACAACAGAAATGCGGAATTAGATGAGCTGTATGATGAATATGGAATTGATTTAGAAGATGATGAAGATATTGAAATGATCGAGACGGATGAGGAGTCTGAGAATGAGACTGCAAATCAGGAAGCAACTGCAGAAGATGCCAATCCTGAAGAGACATATTTAGAGGAAAAACAGGTTGCAGAGGCAGATGTTCAGGAGAAAGATACTTTTGCAGATGAAGATGAGTTTGAAGATGACTTTGTAGGCGAAGACGATTTCGGAGATGATTTCGATGATGACGATTTTGATGATGATTTCGGGGACGACTTCGACGACGATGATTTTGATGATGATGACTTTGGTGACGATGACTTTTCAGACACCGACTTTGGCGCTGATCGTTTGAATGATGAGAGAACAGCATCGGCGAAAGAAAAGAAACAATCTTATGAAGATTTTGACCTTGATTTTATTGATTTAGACGATTAA